One part of the Oligoflexus sp. genome encodes these proteins:
- a CDS encoding FAD-dependent monooxygenase, whose product MSGTIMKNQFDVVIVGGGPGGSLLSLILAQQGLQVALVEKQKQLERSFRGETVAASSVRILDQLGLLNRIADKGYLTVEGMAMMDKGQTIFTLDYDAFPGTFKRAIDLPQPHLLSVLLEEASKFQNFTYLNGCAFESLIRDDAQRVIGVEVSAEAGQLRQLYAKQVVASDGRYSKVRKAAGIQAQLKPVERDIIWFKLPRPKDWNDRGKLLLKGSSHVFIIPTWPDFLRVGLNIPKGGFQQLRKRGIEAFVEDVVSIAPEIAPLVREHVRSWKDVTLLDVFVASVDQWAIDGLLLIGDASHTVSPILGQGVNLAIQDAFVLGPLLTQLLRSKSTISAHDFAAYVAERKKHKTIVTNYQLKQEQNLAAHGWAATIRHYKMRLFDRLPIKYKALDRVLNYPATDAIARLAVSG is encoded by the coding sequence ATGTCGGGAACAATCATGAAAAATCAGTTTGATGTGGTGATCGTCGGTGGCGGTCCAGGGGGATCGCTCTTATCCTTGATACTGGCTCAGCAGGGACTGCAGGTGGCGCTGGTTGAAAAGCAGAAGCAGCTGGAGCGTTCGTTCCGTGGCGAAACCGTGGCGGCCAGCTCGGTGCGCATTCTGGATCAGCTGGGGCTTCTGAATCGAATTGCGGACAAAGGCTATCTGACAGTGGAAGGTATGGCGATGATGGATAAAGGCCAGACGATCTTCACACTGGATTACGACGCGTTTCCTGGAACCTTCAAACGAGCGATAGATTTGCCGCAGCCTCATCTTTTGAGTGTGCTTCTGGAAGAAGCCTCGAAATTCCAGAACTTCACCTATCTCAATGGCTGTGCCTTCGAATCCCTTATCCGTGATGATGCTCAACGCGTCATAGGGGTTGAGGTCAGTGCTGAAGCAGGGCAATTGCGTCAGCTGTATGCGAAGCAGGTGGTGGCTTCTGACGGACGCTACTCGAAAGTACGGAAAGCAGCCGGTATCCAGGCCCAACTCAAGCCCGTTGAGCGGGATATTATTTGGTTTAAATTGCCAAGACCCAAGGACTGGAATGATCGCGGCAAACTCCTGTTGAAAGGTTCCTCTCATGTCTTCATCATTCCCACCTGGCCTGACTTTTTGCGAGTTGGGCTCAACATACCAAAGGGTGGCTTTCAGCAGCTGCGCAAGCGCGGTATCGAAGCCTTTGTGGAAGATGTCGTCAGCATTGCTCCAGAAATTGCCCCGCTGGTTCGCGAGCATGTCCGTTCCTGGAAAGATGTCACGCTGCTTGACGTCTTTGTTGCCAGCGTCGATCAATGGGCGATCGATGGCCTGCTCTTGATTGGTGATGCGTCTCACACCGTTTCGCCTATTCTTGGACAGGGAGTAAATCTGGCTATTCAGGATGCTTTCGTCCTGGGCCCCTTGCTCACGCAACTTTTGCGGTCGAAATCGACAATTTCTGCTCATGATTTTGCGGCTTACGTTGCGGAGCGGAAGAAGCACAAGACGATTGTCACGAACTATCAGTTGAAGCAGGAACAAAACCTGGCTGCTCATGGTTGGGCAGCCACGATCCGACACT
- a CDS encoding 2-oxo acid dehydrogenase subunit E2 codes for MLREGIRPTIAEYDGLPIKILINQKNGNDQNVMAVVIPRAESCSAAEIQSVLDEAKAHGHSPTNGARLKRLLGHLPMPLAALLSKKILQDFKKRGALQGSVAISSLGHARVDTFLPQIFGSLGFGLGTISRRAAVIHDRIEIRPMMTLAMVFDHRIMDGATAAEILAEVKSTLEN; via the coding sequence GTGCTGCGTGAAGGTATAAGGCCAACCATTGCTGAGTATGACGGCTTGCCCATAAAAATCCTGATAAATCAGAAAAATGGGAATGATCAAAATGTGATGGCAGTGGTTATTCCACGAGCAGAAAGCTGCTCGGCAGCCGAGATTCAATCTGTGCTGGATGAGGCCAAGGCGCATGGTCATAGCCCTACAAATGGAGCCCGGCTGAAGCGTTTGCTGGGTCATCTGCCGATGCCCTTGGCCGCTTTACTGAGCAAAAAAATTCTGCAGGACTTCAAAAAGCGGGGAGCATTGCAGGGGAGTGTCGCTATCAGCTCTCTGGGGCATGCCCGGGTCGATACCTTTTTGCCACAAATTTTTGGCAGTTTGGGCTTTGGTTTGGGAACGATCAGCAGACGGGCTGCGGTCATCCACGACCGTATCGAGATAAGGCCCATGATGACGCTCGCTATGGTGTTTGATCATCGTATCATGGATGGGGCGACTGCGGCGGAAATACTGGCGGAAGTAAAATCCACTCTGGAAAATTAA
- a CDS encoding acyl carrier protein gives MTVNEIMEVLETVLDLEEGTTEIDQDIAHLSGYDSVQALRLLTHLESISGQKIDFERYYKAQTVRDLAELFHASSC, from the coding sequence ATGACAGTTAACGAAATTATGGAAGTATTGGAAACTGTCCTGGATCTCGAGGAAGGCACGACGGAGATCGACCAGGACATCGCTCATCTGTCTGGTTATGACTCTGTGCAGGCGCTCCGCCTTCTGACACATTTGGAGTCGATCTCTGGCCAGAAAATTGACTTTGAACGTTACTACAAAGCACAAACAGTGCGCGACCTTGCGGAGTTATTTCATGCCAGCTCATGTTAA
- a CDS encoding HAD-IIIC family phosphatase, protein MTSLVLSPRHYRRLIGIKERQSLSAMWHELNRRIYELAERHSNTLILDMDQVSSKERYASENRRLYAGQIFSLDFLADLSRAYRQLWEAMLGRSKKCIIVDLDHTLWGGVLGDDGMDGVLLGGLYPGNAYKELQAILRVFREQGVLLAICSKNDRNNVLQMLREHDEQILREGDFACIKANWSPKSANIQSIAQSLNLGLDAMVFLDDSSFERQEVAFALPELQVLEPRILPDDFAALLLKEVNVLALTVTQEDRARTALYRSESQRQDLLQASTSYEDFLHQIGLQLKVRRMHKQSLGRVVQLFQRTNQFNVSGRRYTEAELSHAEEQGGAVYCAELSDRYGSSGLIAAAVLKLGSEDGVLHLENMVLSCRVFNRGVEQAFLAKIWQELASETLERLIVPYVPTSKNGRVRDFLMALKFEEQADHHYAYQRPDPLQHDSWITYI, encoded by the coding sequence ATGACCAGCCTGGTTTTAAGCCCGCGCCACTATCGAAGGCTTATCGGCATCAAAGAACGCCAGAGCTTATCAGCGATGTGGCATGAATTGAATCGGCGGATCTATGAGCTCGCCGAGCGGCATAGCAATACCCTGATACTGGATATGGATCAGGTGAGCAGCAAGGAACGCTACGCTTCAGAAAATAGGCGACTGTATGCCGGTCAGATCTTTAGTCTGGATTTCCTTGCCGATCTGAGCAGAGCGTATAGGCAGCTGTGGGAGGCCATGCTTGGCAGGAGTAAAAAATGTATCATTGTCGACCTCGATCATACCCTCTGGGGAGGTGTTTTGGGCGATGATGGAATGGATGGGGTCTTGCTGGGGGGGCTCTATCCAGGAAATGCCTACAAGGAATTGCAGGCAATTTTACGGGTCTTTCGTGAGCAAGGCGTGCTGCTTGCCATCTGCTCGAAGAATGACCGTAACAATGTGCTCCAGATGCTGCGAGAACACGATGAGCAGATTCTCCGAGAAGGAGACTTTGCCTGCATCAAGGCCAACTGGTCGCCAAAATCAGCCAATATCCAGTCCATCGCCCAGAGTCTGAACCTTGGGCTGGATGCCATGGTATTCCTGGACGATAGTTCGTTTGAGAGACAGGAAGTTGCGTTCGCCCTTCCCGAACTGCAGGTGCTGGAACCAAGGATCCTTCCCGATGATTTCGCGGCTCTGCTGCTGAAGGAGGTCAATGTTCTTGCACTGACTGTAACACAGGAAGACAGGGCAAGAACCGCGCTTTATCGATCCGAATCCCAGCGCCAGGATTTGCTCCAGGCCAGCACAAGCTATGAGGACTTTCTGCATCAAATCGGCCTGCAGTTGAAGGTGCGAAGGATGCATAAGCAATCCCTGGGACGCGTGGTTCAATTGTTTCAGAGAACCAACCAATTTAACGTTTCGGGACGGCGATACACAGAAGCGGAGCTCTCCCATGCGGAAGAGCAAGGCGGAGCGGTGTATTGCGCTGAACTCAGCGATCGTTATGGGAGCAGCGGACTCATTGCGGCGGCTGTGCTGAAGCTTGGCAGCGAAGACGGGGTATTGCACCTGGAAAACATGGTGCTCAGCTGCCGTGTATTCAACCGAGGCGTCGAGCAGGCCTTTCTAGCCAAAATATGGCAGGAACTCGCGAGCGAAACGCTGGAGAGGCTCATTGTGCCCTATGTGCCGACCAGCAAGAATGGTCGTGTCCGCGACTTTCTTATGGCCCTGAAATTTGAAGAACAAGCGGATCATCACTATGCCTATCAAAGGCCTGATCCTCTGCAACATGATTCATGGATTACCTATATTTAA
- a CDS encoding 3-oxoacyl-ACP synthase III family protein codes for MLKILGLASCLPGDPITNFDLERCFGVSAGWLNKMTGNSKRYYCAKLDGGSTLSLLDIAEKAAAKALMSAQVKPESIGFVILSTATPDNLMPATVHMLLDRLGLNGIPAFQIQGGCTGALQAFYLAEQLAGSLNCRGLVVGADSCQKFWSFGTQARDLQPQELVNMAMFGDGAGAAVVSARLSDSGLRIEHILCRTEGLGRKPGQIARWFGASGAPLVAAPGGAMRAEAATEEDYKAIAVEVPRLALQVLNELIAESLHTPEDYDYFLGPQLNYVMSEKIADTLAFPAEKRIHCVQDTGNNGNALPFMQLEKLARTMKAGQSALQIAIESSKWIVTGMHISCETAL; via the coding sequence ATGTTGAAAATACTCGGACTTGCTTCCTGTCTTCCCGGAGACCCCATCACGAACTTTGATCTGGAACGCTGCTTCGGAGTGAGCGCAGGTTGGCTCAATAAGATGACAGGTAATAGCAAACGTTATTACTGTGCGAAGCTCGATGGGGGATCGACCTTATCCCTGCTTGATATCGCGGAAAAGGCGGCAGCCAAAGCTCTTATGTCAGCGCAGGTGAAGCCTGAAAGTATAGGCTTTGTGATTCTGTCGACAGCGACCCCTGATAACCTCATGCCCGCTACAGTTCACATGCTCTTGGATCGTTTAGGGCTGAATGGTATTCCGGCCTTTCAAATTCAGGGTGGATGTACGGGTGCTTTGCAGGCTTTTTATCTCGCTGAACAACTGGCGGGAAGTCTCAACTGTCGAGGTCTTGTGGTCGGCGCTGACAGCTGTCAGAAGTTCTGGAGCTTTGGCACGCAAGCGCGAGACCTGCAACCGCAGGAACTCGTGAATATGGCCATGTTTGGCGACGGAGCTGGTGCCGCCGTTGTTTCTGCTCGGTTGAGCGATAGCGGTCTGCGCATCGAGCACATACTCTGTCGTACCGAAGGTCTGGGCCGAAAACCGGGACAGATTGCGCGCTGGTTTGGAGCGAGCGGTGCGCCTCTTGTTGCTGCCCCGGGTGGCGCCATGCGAGCCGAAGCTGCCACCGAAGAGGATTATAAAGCCATTGCGGTGGAGGTTCCTCGCCTGGCTTTGCAGGTGCTGAATGAACTCATCGCAGAGTCCCTTCATACTCCAGAAGATTATGATTACTTCCTCGGTCCACAGCTCAATTACGTGATGAGCGAGAAAATTGCCGACACGCTGGCTTTTCCGGCCGAAAAACGCATCCACTGTGTGCAGGATACAGGCAACAACGGCAACGCTTTGCCGTTCATGCAGCTCGAAAAACTGGCCCGAACCATGAAGGCCGGGCAGTCCGCATTGCAGATTGCCATCGAATCCTCCAAATGGATCGTGACCGGGATGCACATCAGCTGTGAGACTGCTTTATGA
- a CDS encoding thioesterase II family protein, whose translation MPASSLLFQRYALRMPARSQPKLRFVMLHHAGGSAASFIRWSEVLPADWEGLALDLPGRRASHAEPALDSIQDCVEHLQEILADSLDLPLVIFGHSMGSTLGFELTRSLLANGRADVRAFVPSARMPAHYFAEHHVRMLHRLPRAELLQELTAMGGLPTAYLRHRDAIDILEQLVRADLKLIETYLPSRPLPTLNVPIWPLGGVRDHCVTYAGLKAWQDLSRLHKEPYLFSGGHFYLDQEHKQVVRYIEHNLRQLAEKKMPEPQRINVC comes from the coding sequence ATGCCTGCATCTAGTTTACTCTTCCAGCGCTATGCCCTACGAATGCCGGCTCGTTCTCAGCCGAAGCTGCGTTTTGTCATGTTGCATCATGCGGGTGGATCTGCGGCTTCGTTTATTCGCTGGAGCGAAGTCCTGCCAGCGGACTGGGAGGGTCTGGCCCTCGATTTGCCGGGTCGACGTGCCTCGCATGCCGAACCAGCCTTGGACAGCATTCAGGATTGCGTGGAGCATCTGCAGGAAATCTTAGCCGATTCCCTTGATCTGCCCCTGGTGATCTTTGGTCACAGCATGGGTTCGACGTTAGGTTTTGAACTCACCCGTAGTTTGCTTGCTAATGGACGCGCCGATGTTCGGGCCTTTGTGCCTTCTGCGCGCATGCCTGCACACTATTTTGCAGAGCATCACGTGCGCATGCTTCATCGTCTGCCTCGGGCTGAACTCTTGCAAGAATTGACGGCGATGGGAGGACTGCCGACGGCCTACCTGCGGCACCGTGATGCCATCGATATTCTGGAGCAGCTTGTACGAGCTGATCTCAAGCTGATCGAAACCTATCTGCCTTCCCGGCCCCTGCCGACTCTCAATGTTCCGATTTGGCCATTAGGCGGCGTCAGGGATCACTGCGTGACCTATGCTGGTCTCAAGGCCTGGCAGGACCTGTCACGGCTTCATAAAGAACCTTATCTATTCTCGGGAGGCCATTTCTATCTGGATCAAGAACATAAGCAGGTAGTGCGATACATCGAGCATAATCTTCGTCAACTTGCTGAGAAAAAAATGCCAGAACCGCAAAGGATAAACGTATGTTGA
- a CDS encoding beta-ketoacyl synthase N-terminal-like domain-containing protein, producing MTTETLQSLVLKQHKHILELKERLKTLEDQSDDVAIIGVGLRLPGDIETPEAYWQALITGQDLTSPLPDDRWSPDFINENRQAPGTFYWQRGAFLRCLKGFDPQYFGISRREALTMDPQQRLLLMVATEALERAGVALERKKGAKIGVFTGIMRSEYGQRLSQLQGTESIDFYQGTGSGHGFTAGRLSYTLGFTGPSLTIDTACSSSLVALHLACESLKRGECKAAVVAASNVILDPELNIALCQAGALSPSGHCASFDEAADGYTRGEGALAVVLMPLREAQAQGHPILGIVKASSMNHGGPGSGLTIPNGEAQAELLADSLKRSGLSQDAISYIEAHGTGTALGDPIEIQALASVYGSASRPKPLFIGSVKSQLGHLEAAAGLASLVKCLLMMQHRLIPAQHGLRRLTTKVDWKAYPFRFADEAQPWSTDEGPRTVGISAFGIAGTNAHIIVSEGPRPIDKDTASIAAILPISAKTEEGLFELRDAYAQLAEAGRLDAAVLVTAMCGRAHHKHRLCVVAGELRELNDQIRERRITDPVPYAGQLRMTVAWPDASRMAYYAKLLKRHPGFKQDLCRLLSYDKADLHIEKELLACAQKGEGPQTSDLAMACLLAEAYLWQDLGFKLEAIERHELTRCVMSALLDRRQEKRLLDAMKQLIPSQERNPTQHADRVSAQICSIGGRAESATYLWMLSIIARHYEAGAFINWDAFSEAHYPRSADNPTSPFQLEDFWVDGLIQRRRAQSHEPVAPVSPSAGSGQAAAPLPQSSPEFIGLLREVLSAEMIDTSLSFIELGGDSFTAMLLVQKLSQIGLDVSMEELLSRESIGSILEKERENACI from the coding sequence ATGACAACTGAAACGCTGCAATCCCTTGTACTGAAACAGCATAAACATATCCTTGAACTCAAGGAGCGCTTGAAAACACTTGAAGACCAAAGTGATGATGTCGCCATCATCGGAGTTGGCTTGCGTTTGCCAGGGGACATCGAAACACCTGAAGCCTATTGGCAAGCCCTGATCACCGGCCAGGATCTGACAAGTCCATTACCAGATGATCGTTGGAGCCCGGACTTCATCAATGAAAATCGCCAGGCGCCTGGTACTTTCTACTGGCAGCGAGGTGCTTTTCTACGCTGTCTGAAAGGATTTGATCCCCAGTATTTTGGTATCTCGCGGCGAGAAGCCCTAACCATGGATCCTCAGCAGCGTCTGCTTCTGATGGTGGCCACGGAAGCTTTGGAGCGAGCCGGTGTGGCTTTGGAGCGAAAAAAAGGCGCAAAAATTGGTGTGTTCACCGGAATTATGCGCTCTGAGTATGGTCAGCGTTTGTCCCAATTGCAGGGAACGGAGAGCATCGACTTTTACCAGGGCACGGGTTCAGGTCATGGTTTTACTGCCGGCCGCCTGTCTTATACGCTTGGTTTTACTGGGCCGTCGTTGACAATTGATACAGCATGTTCCTCGTCCTTGGTAGCGCTGCATCTCGCCTGTGAAAGCTTAAAGCGTGGAGAATGCAAAGCTGCCGTGGTAGCAGCCAGTAATGTGATCCTGGATCCGGAGCTGAACATTGCTCTCTGCCAGGCAGGTGCGCTTTCTCCTTCGGGACATTGTGCCAGCTTTGACGAGGCTGCTGACGGTTATACCCGCGGTGAAGGAGCTTTGGCTGTGGTGCTGATGCCCCTGCGCGAGGCGCAAGCCCAAGGTCATCCGATCCTGGGCATCGTAAAAGCCTCCAGTATGAATCATGGAGGACCTGGGAGTGGGTTGACCATACCCAATGGCGAAGCTCAAGCGGAACTCCTGGCCGATTCTTTGAAACGCAGTGGTCTATCCCAGGATGCGATTTCATATATTGAGGCCCATGGTACCGGCACTGCGCTGGGTGATCCCATTGAAATCCAGGCCCTTGCGAGCGTCTATGGATCGGCATCCCGACCTAAACCTCTATTTATAGGATCGGTGAAATCACAGTTAGGACATTTGGAGGCCGCCGCGGGCCTCGCCTCGCTGGTGAAGTGTCTTTTGATGATGCAGCATCGCCTTATTCCTGCTCAGCATGGACTGCGGCGACTGACTACGAAAGTCGATTGGAAAGCCTATCCCTTCCGATTCGCAGACGAAGCTCAGCCTTGGTCGACGGATGAAGGTCCAAGGACGGTCGGTATCAGTGCCTTTGGTATAGCAGGCACCAACGCTCATATTATCGTGAGCGAAGGACCGCGCCCCATAGACAAGGATACAGCGTCGATCGCCGCTATCCTCCCTATCTCAGCTAAAACCGAGGAGGGCCTGTTCGAGTTGCGGGATGCTTACGCGCAACTCGCGGAAGCTGGGCGCCTCGATGCTGCGGTTCTGGTGACAGCGATGTGCGGGCGGGCTCACCATAAACACAGGTTATGTGTCGTGGCAGGCGAGCTCAGAGAATTGAATGATCAAATCAGAGAGAGGCGCATCACAGATCCTGTGCCCTACGCAGGACAGCTGCGTATGACAGTGGCATGGCCTGATGCCAGTCGTATGGCGTATTACGCGAAACTCTTGAAGAGACATCCAGGCTTTAAACAAGACCTTTGCCGTCTGCTTTCTTACGATAAGGCTGACCTTCATATCGAGAAGGAACTGCTGGCATGCGCACAGAAAGGTGAGGGGCCTCAAACTTCAGATTTGGCCATGGCTTGTCTTCTGGCGGAAGCCTATTTATGGCAGGATCTTGGCTTTAAACTGGAGGCGATAGAACGTCATGAGCTGACACGATGCGTGATGTCTGCACTTCTGGATCGGCGTCAAGAAAAGCGGCTGCTGGATGCGATGAAGCAACTCATTCCGTCCCAGGAACGAAATCCTACCCAGCACGCTGATCGAGTTTCTGCTCAAATCTGTTCGATAGGGGGACGTGCGGAGAGTGCCACATACCTCTGGATGCTGAGCATCATAGCTCGGCACTATGAAGCCGGCGCCTTCATCAACTGGGACGCATTTTCTGAGGCGCATTATCCACGTTCGGCTGACAATCCTACGAGTCCTTTTCAACTCGAAGATTTTTGGGTGGATGGACTGATCCAAAGAAGGCGAGCTCAATCGCATGAGCCGGTGGCCCCTGTATCCCCATCAGCAGGGAGTGGCCAGGCGGCTGCACCGCTGCCTCAATCGTCTCCCGAGTTTATCGGCCTCCTTCGGGAGGTCCTATCGGCTGAAATGATTGACACCAGCCTAAGTTTCATTGAGCTGGGTGGTGATTCTTTTACAGCCATGCTGCTCGTACAAAAGTTATCCCAGATTGGTCTTGATGTGAGCATGGAAGAGCTCCTCAGCAGGGAGTCTATTGGCTCGATTTTGGAAAAGGAGCGCGAGAATGCCTGCATCTAG